GTGTCAGCAGTGCAGAAGTATCCGCGCTGTTGCCGACATTGGAGAAACCATTGAAGTCCGGTCCAATGCTGCCCACGCCCAGGGTGACAGTGCCGCCCTGCTCAAGATCTTTTGCTTCCTTGGCGTTGACGCTGATCAGCTTGCTGATGTCGCCGCCACTTTCTTCTGCCTTCTGCGAGGCCGGACCCGACGGCGTTCCCCCGCCGCAAGCGGTCAGCATGAGCGTTGCTACGAGCGCTACGCCGCCAATCGTCGTGTACTTCTTCATGGTTTGCCCTTCGTGTTTACGACTGAAATATCTTTGCGAATTGAGACCAGGGATGTATTCAATGCTTCATATGTCGTCAGGCATGCACCACCAGCATGTCGGCATCCAGCTCTCCGTCCGGGAAGAAGCATGCGAAGTCCTGCGCGCCTTCCTTCTCAGAAGCCAATGGCGGCTCCAGAGTAAGGCACTTCTCCTGCTTTGCGGCAGGTAGTGCGGCGAACACGGGGCAACGGGTGGCGAAATTGCATCCCTTGGGTGCATCCAACGGGCTGGGTAGGTCACCCTGCAGGATGATGCGTTCGCGGGTACGTTCCAGATTCGGGTCGGGCACCGGGATGGCGGACAGAAGCGCCCGGGTGTAAGGGTGGCGCGGGTTGTCGAAGACATCGTCCACGTCTCCGGTCTCCACGATCTTGCCGAGGTACATCACGGCAACCCGGTCTGAAATGTGGCGGACTACGGAGAGGTCGTGGGCGACCATCAAGTAGCTCAGCCCCAACTCGGCCCGGAGCTTGTCCAACAGGTTGATGACTCCGGCTTGGACGGAGACGTCCAACGCAGAAACTGGCTCATCCAAGACCACCAGCTTCGGATTGACCGCGAGCGCCCGGGCGATGCCGATGCGCTGGCGCTGGCCGCCGGAGAACTGGTTGGGGAAGCGGTTCACATGGTCGGGCTGCAGGCCCACCAGCTTCATGAGTTCCATGATGCGTTTCTTGATGGCGGCCTTGGGCATTCCGAGGTTTTCCAAGGGCTCAGCCAGGACTTCATACACGGTGAAGCGTGGATCCAGGGCGCCCGTGGGGTCCTGGAAGACCATCTGCATTTCCTTGCGCATGGCCATCTTGGTCTTGTGGTCGGTAGCCACCTTGTTGCTGACGCCCCCGATGATGACTTCGCCCATCTGATCCGGGTGGAATTCCATGATCTCCAGGAGCGTGGTGGTCTTACCGCAACCGGATTCGCCCACGATGGACACGCACTCGCCCTCGCGGATGTCGAAGCTCAGCCCGTCCACGGCCTTGACCGTGCCGATCCGCCGCTTGATCAGGGCACCCTTGAGCAGCGGGAAGTGCTTTTTTACATCCTTGAGTTCCAGGACCTTGTCGCGCTCGACGCGGGCAACGCCGTCGAACTTTGACACCGGCTTGGGCGGCGCGTGGAAAATCTTGTGGGCGTCAGCGTCGCCGCTGAGCTGGTCTGCCTTAATGCAGGCTGCCTTGTGACCCAACGTCTGACCCTCAACACCGGGCACCGGGAACAGTTCCGGTTCGCCGTGAAGGCAGGCATCGCTCACCATCGGGCAGCGAGCGGCGAAGGAGCATCCAGTGACGGGCAACGCCAGGTTGGGCGGGGTCCCTTCGATGGGCACCAGCGACTGCTTGCCTGAGGTATCCACACGCGGTACGGCCCCGAGCAGGCCCAAGGTATACGGCATCCGGGGGTTGTAATAGATGTCCTCCACAGTGCCGGTCTCCACCGGCTTGCCCGCGTACATGACCATGATGTCGTCGGCCATACCGGCTACGACCCCGAGGTCGTGCGTGATCATGACGACGGCGGCCCCGGTTTCCTCCTGCGCGGTGTGCAGGACTTCCAGCACCTGCGCCTGGATGGTGACGTCCAACGCCGTCGTGGGTTCATCAGCGATGAGGACCCGCGGGTCGTTGGCAATCGCGATGGCGATCATGACGCGCTGGCGCATGCCGCCGGAGAATTCATGCGGGAAGGCCTTCAGCCGATCCTTGGGGCTCGGGATGCCCACCATGCGCAATAGGTCGACGGCGCGGGCTTCTTTGGCCTGCTTGCTCATGGTGGGGTTGTGGACCGTCAGCGCCTCAATGATCTGGGTGCCCACCGTGTAGACGGGGGTGAGGGAGGACAGCGGGTCCTGGAACACCATGGCGATGTCACTGCCGCGGTGCTTGCACATGGCTTTATCGCTGAGGCCCAGGAGTTCCTTGCCCTTGAAGCGCACGGAGCCGGTGATGTCCGCAGTTTCAGGGAGGAGCCCCATGACGGCCATGGACGTGACGGACTTGCCGGAGCCGGACTCGCCCACGATGCCCAGGGTCTTGCCGGGCATGAGGTCGAAATCCACTCCGCGGACGGCGTGGACCACGCCGTTTTCGGAGTTGAAGCGGACGTTGAGGTCGCGGACGCTCAGGACGGCGTCGCCGGGTGCGTAAAGTCCGGCGTCGCGGAGGCGTTCGGCGGGGGTGTGGGAGATGTTGGTGCTCATTTGTTGACCTTCTTCGCAGTCTGGGGCTTGGCCTGCTTCGCCCGGCCAATGGAACTGGAACTGGGGTCGAAGGCATCGCGGAGGCCGTCGTTCATCATGGCCAGCGAACCGGTCAGCAGGAACATGACAGTCAGCGGTACCCAGAACATCCACGGGAAGGAGGACACCTGACCCGTGGCCTGCCCAATGAGGACGCCGAGGCTGACGTCGGGAAGCTTGATGCCGATGCCGATGAAGGAGAAGGCGACTTCGGCAAGGATTGCCCCGGTGATGCCGCGGGTGAAGTCGAGGACCAGCAACGAACCGATGTTGGGAACCAGGTGACGCCAGACGATGCGGCGGGAAGGGACGCCCATGTACTTGGCCGCCTTGACGTAGTCGCGCTGCATGAGCGACATGGACAGCGAGCGCACCAGGCGGGCAGTTCCCATCCAGCTGAAGAACAGCAGGACGACGACGAGCAGGAGCCAGCTGGGGAGGTCCTTCAGACCACCGCTGCCGCTGGTTGCAACGGCCACCACCAGGATGGCGGGCATCATGATGAGTGCTTCGAGGATGAACAGCATGGTGGCGTCCACCTTGCCGCCGAAGAAGGCCATGGTGCAGCCATACACCGCGGAAATCAGCACGGAGATGCCGCCCACGATCACGCCGATGAGGATGGAGGTCCGGGTGCCATCGACGATGAGCGCCATGAGGTCGATGCCGGCCTGCGTGGTGCCCAGCAGGTGG
Above is a genomic segment from Arthrobacter sp. YN containing:
- a CDS encoding dipeptide ABC transporter ATP-binding protein encodes the protein MSTNISHTPAERLRDAGLYAPGDAVLSVRDLNVRFNSENGVVHAVRGVDFDLMPGKTLGIVGESGSGKSVTSMAVMGLLPETADITGSVRFKGKELLGLSDKAMCKHRGSDIAMVFQDPLSSLTPVYTVGTQIIEALTVHNPTMSKQAKEARAVDLLRMVGIPSPKDRLKAFPHEFSGGMRQRVMIAIAIANDPRVLIADEPTTALDVTIQAQVLEVLHTAQEETGAAVVMITHDLGVVAGMADDIMVMYAGKPVETGTVEDIYYNPRMPYTLGLLGAVPRVDTSGKQSLVPIEGTPPNLALPVTGCSFAARCPMVSDACLHGEPELFPVPGVEGQTLGHKAACIKADQLSGDADAHKIFHAPPKPVSKFDGVARVERDKVLELKDVKKHFPLLKGALIKRRIGTVKAVDGLSFDIREGECVSIVGESGCGKTTTLLEIMEFHPDQMGEVIIGGVSNKVATDHKTKMAMRKEMQMVFQDPTGALDPRFTVYEVLAEPLENLGMPKAAIKKRIMELMKLVGLQPDHVNRFPNQFSGGQRQRIGIARALAVNPKLVVLDEPVSALDVSVQAGVINLLDKLRAELGLSYLMVAHDLSVVRHISDRVAVMYLGKIVETGDVDDVFDNPRHPYTRALLSAIPVPDPNLERTRERIILQGDLPSPLDAPKGCNFATRCPVFAALPAAKQEKCLTLEPPLASEKEGAQDFACFFPDGELDADMLVVHA
- a CDS encoding ABC transporter permease, which gives rise to MTNIIDPIAEIDESRVGDQDVVIGKSRIIFRRFMRNRTAVAGLFIFLALFLFSIFGGFLTSWDKDTLDPLNIGMPPSPDHLLGTTQAGIDLMALIVDGTRTSILIGVIVGGISVLISAVYGCTMAFFGGKVDATMLFILEALIMMPAILVVAVATSGSGGLKDLPSWLLLVVVLLFFSWMGTARLVRSLSMSLMQRDYVKAAKYMGVPSRRIVWRHLVPNIGSLLVLDFTRGITGAILAEVAFSFIGIGIKLPDVSLGVLIGQATGQVSSFPWMFWVPLTVMFLLTGSLAMMNDGLRDAFDPSSSSIGRAKQAKPQTAKKVNK